From Bos indicus isolate NIAB-ARS_2022 breed Sahiwal x Tharparkar chromosome 4, NIAB-ARS_B.indTharparkar_mat_pri_1.0, whole genome shotgun sequence, the proteins below share one genomic window:
- the ZMIZ2 gene encoding zinc finger MIZ domain-containing protein 2 isoform X1: protein MNPMNPMKPALPPAPHSDGPFAYEAVPWQQSATQPAGSLSVVTTVWGVGNAAQSQVLGNPMGPAGSPPGSSVMPGMAGGSSALSSPQCLGQQAFGEGGANKGYVPQGVYGRGVYPGGPGFTTGYAGGPGGPGGLGLPSHATRPSTDFTQAAAAAAVAAAAATATATATATVAALQEKQSQELSQYGAMGAGQSFNSQFLQHGGPRGPSVPSSMNPASVGGLMGPSSMSSMGMNSTRAVGMAPLYAGQRLPQQGYPGPPQAQPLPRQGVKRAYSGEVYPGQQYLPGGQYTPGATQYVPGPGQPPAPSSYPGHRLPLQQGASPSLSTASPAGPHYKPAEQFNGQGASFNGGSISYSQPGLNGPARSIPGYPSSPLPGSPTPPMTPGSTIPYMSTSQEVKSPFLPDLKPSVSNLHPSPPGSGPCDELRLTFPVRDGVVLEPFRLQHNLAVSNHAFQLRDSVYKTLMLRPDLELQFKCYHHEDRQMNTNWPASVQVSVNATPLTIERGDNKTSHKPLYLKHVCQPGRNTIQITVTACCCSHLFVLQLVHRPSVRSVLQGLLKKRLLPAEHCITKIKRNFSSGTIPGTPGPNGEDGVEQTAIKVALKCPITFRRIQLPARGHDCRHIQCFDLESYLQLNCERGTWRCPVCNKTALLEGLEVDQYMLGILIYIQNSDFEEITIDPTCSWKPVPVKPDLHVKEEPDGPVLKRCRTVSPAHMLMPSVMEMIAALGPGATPFTPLQPPSAPAPGDYPGQGSSFLGPGTFPESFPPTTPSTPTLTEFTPGPPPVSYQPDIPSNLLTPEKSGPCLPGQMAPAGHLDPAHNPGPPGLHAPNLGGPPGPQLHHPNPPPASRPALGPVNSGPLSELAFSAATGMMGPPVSGAGEAPEPALEVVCEPEPVHKRQLLPELTNPDELLSYLGPPDLPTNSNDDLLSLFENN from the exons ATGAACCCCATGAACCCCATGAAACCTGCCCTGCCCCCCGCACCACACAG TGATGGTCCATTCGCATATGAGGCGGTGCCTTGGCAACAGAGTGCCACTCAGCCAGCAGGATCACTGTCTGTGGTCACAACCGTGTGGGGAGTTGGCAACGCAGCACAGAGCCAG GTTTTGGGGAACCCCATGGGCCCTGCAGGGAGCCCCCCCGGCAGCTCCGTGATGCCCGGCATGGCAGGCGGCAGCTCCGCCCTGAGCTCCCCACAGTGCCTCGGACAGCAGGCATTCGGTGAGGGTGGTGCCAACAAGGGCTACGTGCCACAAGGGGTGTATGGCCGCGGGGTCTACCCCGGGGGCCCTGGCTTCACTACCGG GTATGCAGGTGGCCCAGGGGGTCCGGGGGGCCTGGGCCTCCCCTCACACGCCACACGGCCATCCACCGACTTCACTCAAGCAGCTGCGGCTGCTGCAGTGGCTGCTGCCGCCGCCACGGCCACCGCCACAGCCACGGCCACCGTGGCCGCCCTCCAGGAGAAGCAGAGTCAGGAGCTGAGCCAGTACGGAGCG ATGGGGGCTGGACAGTCTTTTAACAGCCAGTTCTTGCAGCACGGTGGTCCCCGAGGGCCCAGCGTGCCCAGCAGCATGAACCCAGCCAGCGTGGGAGGGCTGATGGGCCCCTCCAGCATGAGCTCCATGGGCATGAACTCCACCCGGGCAGTGGGCATGGCGCCCCTCTATGCAGGGCAGCGCCTGCCCCAGCAAGGGTACCCGGGCCCCCCCCAGGCCCAGCCGCTGCCCCGACAGGGTGTCAAGAGAGCCTACTCGGGCGAG GTGTACCCTGGGCAGCAGTACCTGCCAGGAGGCCAGTATACGCCTGGTGCCACCCAGTACGTACCTGGCCCTGGGCAGCCCCCTGCCCCATCCTCCTACCCCGGGCACAGgctgcccctgcagcagggcGCGAGCCCATCCCTGTCCACCGCCAGCCCTGCGGGACCACACTACAAG CCTGCAGAACAGTTCAACGGGCAGGGTGCCAGCTTCAACGGGGGCAGCATCAGCTACAGCCAGCCTGGCCTGAATGGG CCGGCTCGTTCCATCCCTGGCTACCCCAGCTCCCCACTGCCCGGGAGCCCCACACCACCCATGACCCCCGGCAGCACCATCCCCTACATGTCTACCAGCCAGGAGGTCAAGTCTCCCTTCCTGCCTGACCTCAAGCCCAGTGTGAGCAACTTACATCCATCGCCACCTG GCAGCGGCCCCTGTGACGAGCTGCGGCTGACCTTCCCTGTGCGGGATGGGGTTGTCCTGGAGCCCTTCCGCCTGCAGCACAATCTGGCGGTGAGCAACCATGCCTTCCAGCTCCGAGACTCCGTctacaagaccctgatgctgag GCCTGACTTGGAGCTGCAGTTCAAGTGCTACCACCACGAGGACCGGCAGATGAACACCAACTGGCCAGCCTCTGTGCAGGTCAGCGTCAACGCCACCCCGCTCACCATCGAGCGCGGCGACAACAAGACCTCCCACAAGCCCCTTTACCTGAAGCACGTGTGCCAGCCGGGCCGCAACACCATCCAGATCACTGTCACCGCCTGCTGCTGC TCCCACCTCTTCGTGCTGCAGCTGGTGCATCGGCCGTCCGTCCGCTCAGTGCTGCAGGGCCTACTCAAGAAGCGCCTCCTGCCCGCGGAGCACTGCATCACCAAGA TAAAGCGGAATTTCAGCAGCGGAACCATCCCTGGCACCCCAGGGCCCAACGGAGAGGATGGGGTGGAGCAGACAGCCATCAAGGTGGCCCTCAAGTGCCCCATCACCTTCCGCAGGATCCAGCTCCCTGCCCGGGGCCACGACTGTCGCCACATACAG TGCTTTGACCTGGAGTCCTATTTACAGCTTAACTGTGAGCGAGGGACCTGGAGGTGCCCCGTGTGCAA CAAGACGGCGTTGCTGGAGGGCCTGGAGGTGGACCAGTACATGCTGGGCATTCTCATTTACATTCAGAA CTCTGACTTCGAGGAGATCACCATCGACCCCACGTGCAGCTGGAAGCCAGTGCCGGTGAAGCCTGACTTACACGTCAAGGAAGAGCCAGATGGGCCAGTGCTGAAGCGCTGCCGCACTGTGAGCCCTGCCCACATGCTCATGCCCAGCGTGATGGAGATGATCGCTGCCCTGGGCCCGGGTGCCACGCCCTTCACCCCCCTGCAACCCCCCTCAGCCCCGGCCCCTGGCGACTACCCTGGCCAGG GTTCCAGCTTCTTGGGACCCGGGACCTTCCCCGAATCCTTCCCACCCACCACACCCAGCACCCCAACCCTGACTGAGTTCACCCCAGGGCCTCCGCCTGTCTCCTATCAACCCGACATCCCCAGCAACCTCCTGACGCCAGAGAAGTCCGGCCCCTGCCTCCCAGGCCAG ATGGCACCAGCAGGTCACCTGGACCCAGCCCATAACCCCGGGCCCCCAGGGCTGCACGCCCCTAACCTTGGAGGCCCCCCAGGGCCCCAGCTGCATCATCCAAACCCTCCCCCAGCATCCCGGCCAGCTCTGGGCCCAGTGAACTCGGGGCCTCTCAGCGAGCTGGCCTTCAGTGCTGCCACAGGCATGATGGGGCCCCCCGTGTCTGGGGCAGGGGAGGCCCCGGAACCGGCTCTGGAG GTGGTGTGCGAGCCAGAACCAGTGCATAAAAGACAG CTGCTTCCAGAACTGACTAACCCTGATGAGCTGCTGTCCTACCTGGGCCCACCTGACCTCCCCACGAACAGCAACGATGACCTGCTTTCTCTCTTCGAGAACAACTGA
- the ZMIZ2 gene encoding zinc finger MIZ domain-containing protein 2 isoform X2, with product MNPMNPMKPALPPAPHSDGPFAYEAVPWQQSATQPAGSLSVVTTVWGVGNAAQSQVLGNPMGPAGSPPGSSVMPGMAGGSSALSSPQCLGQQAFGEGGANKGYVPQGVYGRGVYPGGPGFTTGYAGGPGGPGGLGLPSHATRPSTDFTQAAAAAAVAAAAATATATATATVAALQEKQSQELSQYGAMGAGQSFNSQFLQHGGPRGPSVPSSMNPASVGGLMGPSSMSSMGMNSTRAVGMAPLYAGQRLPQQGYPGPPQAQPLPRQGVKRAYSGEVYPGQQYLPGGQYTPGATQYVPGPGQPPAPSSYPGHRLPLQQGASPSLSTASPAGPHYKPAEQFNGQGASFNGGSISYSQPGLNGPARSIPGYPSSPLPGSPTPPMTPGSTIPYMSTSQEVKSPFLPDLKPSVSNLHPSPPGSGPCDELRLTFPVRDGVVLEPFRLQHNLAVSNHAFQLRDSVYKTLMLRPDLELQFKCYHHEDRQMNTNWPASVQVSVNATPLTIERGDNKTSHKPLYLKHVCQPGRNTIQITVTACCCSHLFVLQLVHRPSVRSVLQGLLKKRLLPAEHCITKIKRNFSSGTIPGTPGPNGEDGVEQTAIKVALKCPITFRRIQLPARGHDCRHIQCFDLESYLQLNCERGTWRCPVCNKTALLEGLEVDQYMLGILIYIQNSDFEEITIDPTCSWKPVPVKPDLHVKEEPDGPVLKRCRTVSPAHMLMPSVMEMIAALGPGATPFTPLQPPSAPAPGDYPGQGSSFLGPGTFPESFPPTTPSTPTLTEFTPGPPPVSYQPDIPSNLLTPEKSGPCLPGQMAPAGHLDPAHNPGPPGLHAPNLGGPPGPQLHHPNPPPASRPALGPVNSGPLSELAFSAATGMMGPPVSGAGEAPEPALELLPELTNPDELLSYLGPPDLPTNSNDDLLSLFENN from the exons ATGAACCCCATGAACCCCATGAAACCTGCCCTGCCCCCCGCACCACACAG TGATGGTCCATTCGCATATGAGGCGGTGCCTTGGCAACAGAGTGCCACTCAGCCAGCAGGATCACTGTCTGTGGTCACAACCGTGTGGGGAGTTGGCAACGCAGCACAGAGCCAG GTTTTGGGGAACCCCATGGGCCCTGCAGGGAGCCCCCCCGGCAGCTCCGTGATGCCCGGCATGGCAGGCGGCAGCTCCGCCCTGAGCTCCCCACAGTGCCTCGGACAGCAGGCATTCGGTGAGGGTGGTGCCAACAAGGGCTACGTGCCACAAGGGGTGTATGGCCGCGGGGTCTACCCCGGGGGCCCTGGCTTCACTACCGG GTATGCAGGTGGCCCAGGGGGTCCGGGGGGCCTGGGCCTCCCCTCACACGCCACACGGCCATCCACCGACTTCACTCAAGCAGCTGCGGCTGCTGCAGTGGCTGCTGCCGCCGCCACGGCCACCGCCACAGCCACGGCCACCGTGGCCGCCCTCCAGGAGAAGCAGAGTCAGGAGCTGAGCCAGTACGGAGCG ATGGGGGCTGGACAGTCTTTTAACAGCCAGTTCTTGCAGCACGGTGGTCCCCGAGGGCCCAGCGTGCCCAGCAGCATGAACCCAGCCAGCGTGGGAGGGCTGATGGGCCCCTCCAGCATGAGCTCCATGGGCATGAACTCCACCCGGGCAGTGGGCATGGCGCCCCTCTATGCAGGGCAGCGCCTGCCCCAGCAAGGGTACCCGGGCCCCCCCCAGGCCCAGCCGCTGCCCCGACAGGGTGTCAAGAGAGCCTACTCGGGCGAG GTGTACCCTGGGCAGCAGTACCTGCCAGGAGGCCAGTATACGCCTGGTGCCACCCAGTACGTACCTGGCCCTGGGCAGCCCCCTGCCCCATCCTCCTACCCCGGGCACAGgctgcccctgcagcagggcGCGAGCCCATCCCTGTCCACCGCCAGCCCTGCGGGACCACACTACAAG CCTGCAGAACAGTTCAACGGGCAGGGTGCCAGCTTCAACGGGGGCAGCATCAGCTACAGCCAGCCTGGCCTGAATGGG CCGGCTCGTTCCATCCCTGGCTACCCCAGCTCCCCACTGCCCGGGAGCCCCACACCACCCATGACCCCCGGCAGCACCATCCCCTACATGTCTACCAGCCAGGAGGTCAAGTCTCCCTTCCTGCCTGACCTCAAGCCCAGTGTGAGCAACTTACATCCATCGCCACCTG GCAGCGGCCCCTGTGACGAGCTGCGGCTGACCTTCCCTGTGCGGGATGGGGTTGTCCTGGAGCCCTTCCGCCTGCAGCACAATCTGGCGGTGAGCAACCATGCCTTCCAGCTCCGAGACTCCGTctacaagaccctgatgctgag GCCTGACTTGGAGCTGCAGTTCAAGTGCTACCACCACGAGGACCGGCAGATGAACACCAACTGGCCAGCCTCTGTGCAGGTCAGCGTCAACGCCACCCCGCTCACCATCGAGCGCGGCGACAACAAGACCTCCCACAAGCCCCTTTACCTGAAGCACGTGTGCCAGCCGGGCCGCAACACCATCCAGATCACTGTCACCGCCTGCTGCTGC TCCCACCTCTTCGTGCTGCAGCTGGTGCATCGGCCGTCCGTCCGCTCAGTGCTGCAGGGCCTACTCAAGAAGCGCCTCCTGCCCGCGGAGCACTGCATCACCAAGA TAAAGCGGAATTTCAGCAGCGGAACCATCCCTGGCACCCCAGGGCCCAACGGAGAGGATGGGGTGGAGCAGACAGCCATCAAGGTGGCCCTCAAGTGCCCCATCACCTTCCGCAGGATCCAGCTCCCTGCCCGGGGCCACGACTGTCGCCACATACAG TGCTTTGACCTGGAGTCCTATTTACAGCTTAACTGTGAGCGAGGGACCTGGAGGTGCCCCGTGTGCAA CAAGACGGCGTTGCTGGAGGGCCTGGAGGTGGACCAGTACATGCTGGGCATTCTCATTTACATTCAGAA CTCTGACTTCGAGGAGATCACCATCGACCCCACGTGCAGCTGGAAGCCAGTGCCGGTGAAGCCTGACTTACACGTCAAGGAAGAGCCAGATGGGCCAGTGCTGAAGCGCTGCCGCACTGTGAGCCCTGCCCACATGCTCATGCCCAGCGTGATGGAGATGATCGCTGCCCTGGGCCCGGGTGCCACGCCCTTCACCCCCCTGCAACCCCCCTCAGCCCCGGCCCCTGGCGACTACCCTGGCCAGG GTTCCAGCTTCTTGGGACCCGGGACCTTCCCCGAATCCTTCCCACCCACCACACCCAGCACCCCAACCCTGACTGAGTTCACCCCAGGGCCTCCGCCTGTCTCCTATCAACCCGACATCCCCAGCAACCTCCTGACGCCAGAGAAGTCCGGCCCCTGCCTCCCAGGCCAG ATGGCACCAGCAGGTCACCTGGACCCAGCCCATAACCCCGGGCCCCCAGGGCTGCACGCCCCTAACCTTGGAGGCCCCCCAGGGCCCCAGCTGCATCATCCAAACCCTCCCCCAGCATCCCGGCCAGCTCTGGGCCCAGTGAACTCGGGGCCTCTCAGCGAGCTGGCCTTCAGTGCTGCCACAGGCATGATGGGGCCCCCCGTGTCTGGGGCAGGGGAGGCCCCGGAACCGGCTCTGGAG CTGCTTCCAGAACTGACTAACCCTGATGAGCTGCTGTCCTACCTGGGCCCACCTGACCTCCCCACGAACAGCAACGATGACCTGCTTTCTCTCTTCGAGAACAACTGA